The Aureitalea marina genome includes a window with the following:
- a CDS encoding S41 family peptidase, whose protein sequence is MSNLKKYVPVMLGIALALGVYIGSKLNFKDSTEKIFATNSKKDKLNRLIDYIDYEYVDEVNTDSIVDVTVNGILENLDPHSVYIPVNQYEENADDMRGNFVGIGVSFYVYQDSIAVIRAIKGGPAERAGIKGGDRILFADGKKLFGEGIDRDSISKYLKGEINSKVGLKVHRKGESDLMDFTVKRKRVPLVSVDATYKVNDDIGYIKVNRFSETTYAEFHEALDELIDRGITKLILDLRNNPGGYISAAEQIADEFLSDDKLMLITRNKNGEESRSFASDRGDFETGEIYVLINENSASASEIVAGALQDNDKGTIVGRRSFGKGLVQREMSLGDGSAVRLTIARYYTPTGRSIQRPYGQGNGAYFREYEDRYRNGELRSADSIKVADSLKFVTPMGKVVYGGGGITPDIFVGKDTSVENETLDYVTRSGFMSYFIFEHLEKNRASFEGLSWEEFLTTYAVSDDLADEFVAYSRFEDARIDISAYYDDLKQALKANIAQQLYGPNAYERILNMDDPMIQKVIEVEALKGQRLTD, encoded by the coding sequence ATGAGCAATTTGAAGAAATATGTTCCTGTCATGCTGGGTATTGCCCTGGCTTTAGGCGTATATATAGGTTCTAAGCTCAATTTCAAAGATTCTACCGAAAAGATATTCGCTACCAATTCCAAAAAAGATAAGCTCAACCGGCTGATCGACTATATCGATTATGAATATGTAGATGAGGTCAACACCGATAGTATAGTCGATGTAACCGTAAACGGAATTTTGGAGAATCTGGATCCGCATTCGGTCTACATCCCGGTTAACCAATACGAAGAGAATGCAGACGATATGCGTGGCAATTTCGTGGGTATTGGAGTGAGTTTCTACGTGTACCAGGATTCCATTGCGGTGATAAGAGCAATAAAAGGAGGACCGGCAGAGCGCGCTGGGATCAAAGGAGGCGACCGCATCTTGTTTGCCGATGGGAAAAAGCTTTTTGGAGAAGGAATAGACCGGGATAGCATCTCCAAGTATCTGAAAGGGGAAATCAATTCGAAAGTGGGATTAAAGGTCCATCGTAAGGGAGAATCTGATCTAATGGATTTCACCGTCAAGCGTAAGCGAGTACCTCTTGTGAGTGTTGACGCTACCTACAAAGTAAATGACGACATCGGTTATATCAAGGTCAATCGTTTTTCGGAAACAACCTATGCCGAGTTTCACGAAGCTTTGGATGAATTAATTGACAGGGGTATCACGAAATTGATCCTTGATTTGCGTAACAACCCGGGTGGATATATCTCGGCGGCGGAGCAAATCGCTGACGAATTCCTGAGCGACGATAAACTGATGTTGATCACCCGGAATAAAAATGGAGAAGAGAGCAGGAGCTTTGCCTCTGATCGTGGCGATTTTGAAACCGGGGAGATCTATGTTCTCATCAATGAGAATTCTGCTTCCGCCAGTGAGATCGTGGCTGGAGCCTTACAAGACAATGACAAAGGAACTATAGTCGGAAGACGTTCTTTTGGGAAGGGCTTGGTTCAACGAGAGATGTCGCTGGGTGACGGAAGTGCGGTTCGTCTGACCATTGCCAGGTATTACACGCCCACGGGCAGAAGTATCCAAAGACCTTACGGGCAGGGTAATGGTGCCTATTTCAGGGAGTACGAGGACCGTTACAGAAATGGAGAGCTGCGTTCTGCCGACAGTATCAAGGTGGCTGACTCGCTGAAGTTTGTAACACCTATGGGTAAAGTGGTCTACGGAGGAGGAGGAATCACTCCAGACATCTTTGTGGGTAAGGATACCAGTGTGGAAAATGAAACACTGGATTATGTCACTCGTAGTGGATTTATGAGCTATTTCATCTTTGAACATTTGGAGAAGAACAGGGCGTCCTTCGAGGGGCTCAGTTGGGAAGAGTTTCTGACCACCTATGCCGTAAGTGACGACCTAGCGGATGAATTTGTGGCCTACTCCCGCTTTGAGGATGCCAGAATTGATATCTCGGCCTATTACGATGACCTAAAGCAAGCTTTAAAGGCCAATATAGCTCAGCAGTTGTACGGCCCTAACGCCTATGAACGAATCTTGAATATGGACGACCCCATGATCCAAAAGGTCATCGAGGTGGAAGCCTTGAAAGGACAGCGTTTAACCGACTAA